The following nucleotide sequence is from Scheffersomyces stipitis CBS 6054 chromosome 4, complete sequence.
AGAGCTTATTCGTGAAAAAATAAACTTAAATAAACTTCGCGTCTCAAAATTCTATTTTGATCCTAAAACCACCAAAGACAACAAGGGCCTGCTCTTACCTAATTTTGTAGGGACCCTGCAAAAGTATCAATTGATCCAACATTTTTACAGTCTACATACAGATGCATCTGGCTACCCATCCATAtcaattcaaaaaaaaaatcgaATTTATGTCCGAACATAGTAACGGCCGACTTAAATCCACACCAGAAGTCCACCATTGTTGAACATAAAATAAATACGGATGTAAAATTAAAATTACAATGTGTATATTGTATAGTATTAGTAATTCGAAAAGCtctcttcaattctatGTGCAAGTATTATTGGGAAAAAAGAGAATTAATTGGCGTATCTAGATCTAGCACGCAACTTAGGACCGTTCAATGCGAAGAAGACAGGAATGGCAATCATAGCCAAGGCAATGAATCccaaaattgaagaaccCCATCCAACAGGGTACTTTTCAGATCCAacgttcttgaacaaggcGTCACCAAACAATGGGAAACAACCGGCAATGACAGATCTGAATAAGGCATTACTGGCGAAGACAGAGGCTAAGTATCTGTAGAAAGATGCTCCCAAGTAGTTGAACAAAGTCTGGAAAATGATGAAGGCACCTGTAGCAAAAAGGGCAGCACCAATGATAGGGCCAATCCAGTGTAAATCTGGGGAGGCAGACCAACCGAAAACAAAGATACCGATTGGCATCATGATACTTCCGAAAATGGCACTTGGCAAGAAAACTTCAGGAGTGACCATTTCACCAGCAAGAACCTTCTTAGTAAAAGCTCTGTAAATAATAGGAATGTAGATAGCAGCACCAATGAAAATACCAACCATGACACTGACGTAAGAAACACCCATTTCGATAAGAGTGAAGTGCTTGGTTTCAACAAACACAATTGGGAAGGCCTCAAACCAAAGGTACATGACAGTGTAGACTAAAGCAATGTAGACATTAATCAACAAGACAACTGGTTCGATGATGGTAATTTCGAAAGGTCTCCACAATAAGTCTACAGCCAATTCTTTAGCTGTCAACTTCGAGTTTTCAATGTGACCTTCACTGGTGATGTTTTGGTTACCGGTGACTCTTCTCAATCTCTTAGCCTTCTTGTAGAGCAAAGCCTTACCGTAGGTTTCTGGCAAAGTCCAACTCAAAACGAGGAAACAAGTACCTGAGATAATTGCCATGAACCAGAAGGGCCATCTCCAAGAACCCTTGACGACCAAAACGGAACCGATCAATGGACCCAAGGATGGACCACAGACACCTCCAATAGCCCAGGCAGCGATACCGACTGGCATGTAAGGCATCGAGATAACGTCACCAATGGTAGCACCTCCAGTAGCCAAAGCAGGAGAGGCAAAGAAACCAGAGATCAATCTCAAAACAGCCAAACCTGCAATGCTTTCAGATAAGGCAGTTGGGATTTGCAACACGAAAAAGATGAACAAAGTTACAATGTATACTGGAGTTCTACCAATGGCAGCGTTTTCAGTCATAGGCGACAAGAACATTGGACCAAGACCGTAACCAACCACGAACATAGTCAAAGGCAAGGTGGCCAATGTTCTGTTAATGTTGAATTTTATCATAATGTCTTCGACACCAGGAGTGTAGATGGCTGCACCCATATACACGGACACAGTCAAGAATGCTACTTCGGCCAAAAGAAGGATCTTCTGGTACAATGGCCAGTTGTATGGGTTTTCTGGGTCATCATCGCTGTCCCATGTAACAATTACCTTGTCGTCACCAGTCTTGGTAACGGTAGAAGACGACGCGTTGTCGTCCGCGTCAACTTCACCTTCAGCCTTTGCTTCCTTCAACGAAGACTCTTCCTCAACCTCCTTGTAACCAGGAAGATATTTTTCTGGAATCACGTAGTCAGAACGGTCTTCCTTGTGTTGGAACAATCTGCGACCCGATATACGGTTGACAAACGTTCCCCAAAATGAATCCTTGACGAAATTGGCCATGTTTAAAAATGTATTAGTGTAAAATTaagatgcaaaaaaattgatAAGATCAGTGTTTAAAAATTGTGTCAAACCGGGACAGGAACATCTTAATTTATACAATTGGCAAAATGGTTTAAGCGCAATGAGTTCCAGGGAGTTTTGACTCATTGCCTACCGTaagatttttttttgcacctTAACGGTTGCCCGATGCAGTAAGTCCATGATTTTCCGAAGCGGCTGGACCAGCTTTATTAACACCGATCTGTGTCACATGCAGGAATGTTTGCCCAGCggacttcaagaaggagatCCGCACGGCTAGCAGAGATGCAATTCCTGCACTCGGTTCCAAAATTTTTCTCGGTGTTAATTCTAGAGCCCATCATTTGTAATCTCGTCTAGGTGGCAAAACGCGCACCCTGCCAGTATGCGGACATAGCGATAGGCCGTGTTATCAGTTTATCCCCGATTTGTATTGCGGCACGGATGTAATAGGCTCACTCAAATTAAAACCGACCCTGTCTGTGATTCGGAAGTTTCCACAGGGCGGCGGAGATACTTGGCCCaagcttaactatgagcAATCCCGAATTCCAATTCGCCAAGCAGAATTCACATTGTGTAGCCTGGCAGTTTGTCAGCGTACGGAATTTTCTAGTAGAAGAGTTCCTTGAAGTGCTGGAAAAGGATCTGGTAAGGCGGAATCGGTCTGAATGAGACCGGAATTAGGCCAGAACGAGAGCTGACTCTGTTAGAAATTAAGTTAGATCATGTGACCGAAAGGTGCTAGGATCGGAAATCGGAAAAACATGTCTTTCTCGGTTGTAACAGAGTCTCATAATCAGATGTAATCGGCGTTGTATTTTACTAACTCCTGGGTTGGGCGGTAGcaaaagaaattgatctTAGTTGTTGGTCACGTGATGCTCAATTCTTACTGATAAACACCGAGATGCACTCATGCAGACATACGGTGGCTTACATGAGCAGTACATATTTCCCTACATACTCGTACATGGAGACATTAATAGAAATAcacatcttcaaaatagTGGCAATAGTCTAAATGGGAGAGTGCTTACGCAATGGCTTATGTAATACATAGATGCTATAGATAATTAAGTTCAAAGACGAAATATCCTAGTAGTTCTAATCCGAAtggagtcttcttcttcgagTTGACTTCTTGTGCTAGTGAACTTTCTGAAATCATGTTTTTTTGTCTTCGAACGACTGaggaattgcaaaaacAACTAGTCGGCGATATAATTCATCACGTGGTAATTGCCCTGTGCACTGTGTATTTACATGCACTCTGTAATAACAAAGGTGGCTGATTATTAAAGAATTGACAGCATTCAGTTTGGATGCAAATTGTCTGATTTTTTAGAGGACAGTGTCTGCTTTGTAGTTGTTAGTGTGATATTTCTGTCAGACAGCTTTAAAATATTCACATGTATTAAAATCTAAAATATTTACTCCAGAGTAtataatcttcttctgacCCATATCCAAAGTTGGAGGAAACCCAGGGTTAATTCCCCAGTTGATAAGCTTAGAAGATGCCCTTAGAAGTTTGTAAAGACACTTCGAAGCGGTTTAGAAAAACcgaacttcttgaaaaatttaaaTAAAAAACAAGCCACATACTTGTGCCACAGCCTAGATCATAAGATGACTTGTGATCCACGAGATTTGCTGAATTTTAACTACTCCAGTTGGGAACAGGCTGTGTACAAGCTTCCTCGAGGTTTGTTCATGGAAGCTCAACAGTCATCAACTAGAAAATATAGAATTGAATGCTTACAAAAGGGGGTACTTAGAAACAAGTATGGAAACGAACCGTTGACTCGAATGGAAACAGCcgcaaagaaagaaagcaGTAGATCATTGCGTAGCCTAGCGTAGTTGCATGTATTGTTCCATGAGATTTTGCCCAACTTCATAGTATGTCAATTGAGCCCATTCCGTAATGAATTACAACATCTAGCAACAGTGGTAGTGTCGTGAATTccagaaatgaaaatcaTTACGAGTAACATCTAAAGAATTCAGCACACTTGAATGTCGGATTTGAATGCGAGTACTCTTGATTTGCTTTTAGACTTTGGGTCTCTGTGAAACCTCAGCGTGAATATATTACGTGAATATGACTCGAATGTCCAGATTGAAAGATGATTAATCATCTCAAATACATGGTCATGTAAATTTCTGATTTCAGTAGCCTTTGAGCTAAAAATATTGTCGTGATAACCATTTGAAGCGTGAATTAAGCATcgattttcttcagataTAGAGACCACTTTATCTGTGTTCCATCCAAGATTACGTTGTACGTGGAATAACAGATCAATGGCACTTCCGTCAAAGACGTCTAACAGTATAAACTGCGAGCTATACCTTTGCAAGGTGTACTCATCGAGCGAAATGTTTCTATTACGCCGATCTTCTCTAAACTCGCCTCCATTTGAACTCGTTTGATTCACAGTGAAAGTTAGTAGGGACTCgttcttcaaagaaaattgaagaatcgACTGATGGTAAGAATTAACATGTTGTGAACTAGAAGCTACTTTGTCGGAATAAATTCTATATTGTAAAGCAGCTTTATGAGTTTCGTTGGTTCCAGACCTCAATATCTCGCCTTGAGAAGTCAAAATGTCTTCGTTTTCCCAAAGCAAGATATTGCCAGACATGTACCATTCTGTATTGACTTGATTATCGCCCTTCAGTATTgacttttcagaagaaacagatgtAAATTCCTTAACACTATAATCGTCCATCAGGGAAAATACTTTTTCAACCTCTAAGGGAAACACATCGTTAACTGGTGAGACAAGTTGGACTTCTAAGGTGGATTTCTGATCCCACAAAAGTGGCAAATAGGCAGCCAAATTTACTTCATACGTAAGTCCGGTGAAGCTAGCATAAGGGGCAATAGGTCCTGAGTAACCACTAGGAATGATGGAGTTAGAGTGAAACAAATCTGGCTTTGGTTCGATAGTAGCAATTAGTTCTTCATTAATGAAAATGTTCAAACGACGAAACGGAGAATTTCTACTTTTGAAAAGGTCGTCAGACTTTCCAGCGGAGACAAATAATTCTAGGTCGGCAGCAAATGTCTTTCCGCTGAACTTTGGTAATTCAATTAAGAACTTGTCGTTCTTCGACAAGTCAAAtacttctccattttctttggtCAATGCTATTATTTCGTTTGCAGGCACGgttgaattgaaaagcGAACTCACTGTGATTGGAGAATCTATAGCAggtttttctttttcgcaGTTTGCTAATGTAAGAGAAAGCGAAAAACTAATTTTGTCATGGCTTCCTTCCAAGAATTGTACTTTGAATTGGTTACTATTTTTACCAAAGAGTGAAATATACTTGGAAATTTCTTTACTAGTGCTTGAGTAGGTTGTAGTGTCTGTCTTAGTTAAAGGTGTGGAGCTTCTCCATACTGGATGACCATCGATGGATATTTCAAATACATTGACACTTTCACtgtcgtcgtcttcattgttggtgatgtttaatgtcaagaaaacagaGTCAAATTCgaagtcttcaaatttAGTGAAAGTAGCACTCAATCCGTTTTCTAATTTCTGGTTCTCAAAGACTGTAGTATTCATTGTTTTTGCCTCCCAGGGAATCCTTTCATATTGGCTCTCGAATATATGCACAGGTTCTCCATCGATTGGAGGCAATGACACCCACTCAACTTCGAAATAGCCAAAGTTTCTGACGGAATCGTTCGAATAGCGGTATCGAACAAACAAGAATAAACAAAATGAAAGCAATGATAGAATAATACTAAGTAAGATGGATAGGACCCACTTCTTAGACATCGATTCTTTGAAAGGTAAAAGCCGATAAGAGACATCTAGAGCATTTTGGTAATACTTATTATCTTGGAAGTAGTAGGTGTTTTTTTCAGCCGCTACTTCATCCTtaaagtcttcttctgacaTTCTGACAATTggttgaaaagaaaataattcAAATGTAATTTCAAAATataatttcaaaaagacaacTGAAATTCGTAATTATATTTGAATGATGGCACTTAGgcaaaaaatatttcaagTGCAATTCTTATCAGGGATAAGAATAAACTCCCTAAATTTAAAAGCCACAAAATATACAGGAGAAAAAGTCTATAATTGCAAAGTGTAATTAAGCAATATAGTGTTCACAATTGGTTTTCTAGTGGTGTAAGCAATTTCTAGTTACTTGGGTGTATTGAAGGAGATTCCTACATTGACGTTATCAGTTTCACCATGTCGAATTCGAAACCTTGGACTTTGTAAGACATGAACCGGCTTCTTCTGTCTAACCATACCTCGGCAATTTCTGAATTTTTGCAAGAATTCAATATctgttgcagccaaaatTTCGTATGAAGGGGCTTTGTCTGAACTGTAAATATTTTGACAATGGCGAAATAGTTTTAGCAATATTATAGAAAATCTACTATAGAATTAGAGTTGCAATCCAAATCGCATCAATGAAGACTTTTACTTTTCAGTTTAATGTTGACTTCTCCGAGTAAGTCAACATTAGACATTTGTACCGTTCATAGCATTCTGGCTCTGTTGAAGGCTGAAGAACTCACAAACCAAAAggtgtcttcttccttttaTGGTATAGAAAATTCCTAGGATGGTTTGAATATTTGGTCGGTATGGACCTACTTTTAATAAGTTTTACCAGATTCAGACCGTGGCATTATTATATGAACCGGaaattgaaccaattccGGTCTCTACTTTGAATAAAACATGAAAGGTATTAAACCGAAAGGGCTCTTCGTTCTGTGAAGCTAATTGTCTGTGAAGTTCTGTCTTGTAAAAACTAAGGAATTATATAAGCAATACATGACGAATAGAACCATTAGCACGTGTCGATTTCCTCGTGAGTTCTAAATTATATGCACTCTCGATAAAAAATAGCTGATGGAGATTGCTATTATTAGAAGTATTGACAGCATGCACGGTGGATGCTATTAATATCCGGGTGTCTGATTTCTTTGTGGGCAAGTGTCTGATATCGGGATATTACAGTGCTCGATGTCGGTCAGCCAGCACGTCACAGCCACAAAATTCTGTCACAGCCCCAGGCAGATCGTAAAATTTGTCTGGTGGGGAAATAGTCTGCGGCAGACGTGTCGCACTATTGCACTAGTTTTCCAAATTAGACGAGCTGTTAATTACTGCGGCACGGATGTAATTCCGACAAGCATTTTTTAGACGTGTAAATTTTCTAAGGGGCATTGCTCGAAAAGTGTCATCCAGACAGACAGACAGACAGAGAATGGCAGAAGATGACGGGAGGTTGAGATATTAATTTGGCTAAGCAAAATATCACCATCGATGACTTGAAAGTGGGCCAACCACCGGAAGAGACAAGTTGGAACCGAGGTCCAGGTGACGGGTAAAGTGTCAAAAGAGACGTTAACTGAGCTCAGGTCATTTTGCTGGCTTTGTGATATTCGCGCCAACTTAACGAGGCTGATCTGTTTACGAATCTGTTACAGATTAAAGGTGGAAATTTTCAGCGAACAGATATATAGTGGACTTTTCCTCGGGTTGCTGAAGTAGTGTAGAAATAGACTATTTCACTTGCTCGTTCATTTACCTAGATAGGGCTATAGTAGACACATACGTTCTAGATCATACGCAGAGTAGCTGTCATACATCTACTACCTAGCCAATACTGTTCCCAACACTCAACTCAGTTCCAAAGTCAACACTTGTACTGAGGATTGTCTGAACTACACGTGAATACTGAACAGCCtttgtttcaacttgtcagGTTAACTTCAGTTCAGTTTCAGCATCAACTTATTCAAGCCTAAACACAGCTCTATATCGACTCCACATTAAGAGAGATAACCATATCATGAGTCAATACAACCATCCCTCTTATACGCCCTATCGTGGCAGTGGAGGCTCCAGCGAATATCTCAATCCAAACCAACAGAACCAGGGATTCAATTACAACGATAGCACCAGCTCCGTCAACTTCCAGCAGCCAGAGCCGGCTTACGACAGAAGAGGCTCTGCAGCATCCTTTGAAGATTCCTACTACCACGACGACAGCCAATTTGAACATCCCCAAAACGTGCAAAACCACCACAATACCAGCCAGAATCTCGATCCCACGGCGATTTTCAACACCAGCCATCTCCAGGCAAACAACTTGACTCCAATCCGCACTCCCAACGATCCCTTCTACGATAACGAGTACGAAATGGATCAGTTCAACCATAATGGAAACGGTAATAGCAACTTCAACAGCCATAACCAGAACTATTCACAGCCATTGCCTCAGTATGTGGAATACACGTCTAACCACGATTTCCATCAGGCTTTCGTACCCAACGTATACGACGAagctgatgaagatgaaagagAGTTTGATCAACAAATTCAGTATAACCAATTCGAGGGTGATCATTACGATTTGGCCACGGTTCAAGTCCAGCCACCTTCCATTATCGATATgcctccacctcctcccATTTCggatgatgatgaagataacGAGGATTCT
It contains:
- a CDS encoding predicted protein, with product MSEEDFKDEVAAEKNTYYFQDNKYYQNALDVSYRLLPFKESMSKKWVLSILLSIILSLLSFCLFLFVRYRYSNDSVRNFGYFEVEWVSLPPIDGEPVHIFESQYERIPWEAKTMNTTVFENQKLENGLSATFTKFEDFEFDSVFLTLNITNNEDDDSESVNVFEISIDGHPVWRSSTPLTKTDTTTYSSTSKEISKYISLFGKNSNQFKVQFLEGSHDKISFSLSLTLANCEKEKPAIDSPITVSSLFNSTVPANEIIALTKENGEVFDLSKNDKFLIELPKFSGKTFAADLELFVSAGKSDDLFKSRNSPFRRLNIFINEELIATIEPKPDLFHSNSIIPSGYSGPIAPYASFTGLTYEVNLAAYLPLLWDQKSTLEVQLVSPVNDVFPLEVEKVFSSMDDYSVKEFTSVSSEKSISKGDNQVNTEWYMSGNILLWENEDILTSQGEILRSGTNETHKAALQYRIYSDKVASSSQHVNSYHQSILQFSLKNESLLTFTVNQTSSNGGEFREDRRNRNISLDEYTLQRYSSQFISLDVFDGSAIDSLFHVQRNLGWNTDKVVSISEENRCLIHASNGYHDNIFSSKATEIRNLHDHVFEMINHLSIWTFESYSRNIFTSRFHRDPKSKSKSRVLAFKSDIQVC
- the MDR12 gene encoding multidrug resistance protein 2, whose translation is MANFVKDSFWGTFVNRISGRRLFQHKEDRSDYVIPEKYLPGYKEEAKAEGEVDADDNASSSTVTKTGDDKVIVTWDSDDDPENPYNWPLYQKILLLAEVAFLTVSVYMGAAIYTPGVEDIMIKFNINRTLATLPLTMFVVGYGLGPMFLSPMTENAAIGRTPVYIVTLFIFFVLQIPTALSESIAGLAVLRLISGFFASPALATGGATIGDVISMPYMPVGIAAWAIGGVCGPSLGPLIGSVLVVKGSWRWPFWFMAIISGTCFLVLSWTLPETYGKALLYKKAKRLRRVTGNQNITSEGHIENSKLTAKELAVDLLWRPFEITIIEPVVLLINVYIALVYTVMYLWFEAFPIVFVETKHFTLIEMGVSYVSVMVGIFIGAAIYIPIIYRAFTKKVLAGEMVTPEVFLPSAIFGSIMMPIGIFVFGWSASPDLHWIGPIIGAALFATGAFIIFQTLFNYLGASFYRYLASVFASNALFRSVIAGCFPLFGDALFKNVGSEKYPVGWGSSILGFIALAMIAIPVFFALNGPKLRARSRYAN